A part of Desulfomicrobium macestii genomic DNA contains:
- a CDS encoding DUF4139 domain-containing protein, translating into MARILAALMLLFPCWAWAAPTQVTLFPDSAQVEEVSAVTMETGEAGLSSCTLVLPSQADPASLRFGRLAEKGTIADLTWKTRQEKNQSALEPLNRRLAELKTERDAVLSELEGVRGRIAFWQAQTKPGEQTVAALRELAEEMGKALRENTAKAQTLTPRLEELEARIVWVEKEIADTAGKGRTVWEVRVLIAGEAPKELAYTYTLRDCGWTPMYRLEASPARKSIDFSWQAKVWQRSGQDWSDVRLFLATMQPQIQAEPSSLPPWEIGPQRVFRKAMAGAPMMAMRSDAANEEMFAAAPAEPVQVRHSTYAAWDMGKKSVPAGDTRILEIERDAWPVSFTHLIRPSLDSKAFVQAKAEFAEPKELPPGTAFLFIDGAMVDQRQFSLSGREATVFFGTDPLLTCTTVLKDKKTGEKGIFKQKQTFLRQWTMTVRNAAERPVQVRIEEPRPLPRDERINLELTARPEPLKEDDPEILAWNSTIAAGAEMTITMDLKLDAPEDLNIDPGWRW; encoded by the coding sequence ATGGCCAGAATTCTTGCCGCGCTCATGCTTCTCTTTCCCTGCTGGGCCTGGGCCGCGCCAACACAGGTGACGCTCTTTCCGGATTCCGCCCAGGTCGAGGAGGTCTCGGCGGTGACGATGGAGACCGGCGAAGCGGGACTGTCGTCCTGCACCCTGGTCCTGCCCAGCCAGGCTGACCCGGCCAGCCTGCGATTTGGCAGACTGGCGGAAAAGGGAACCATTGCGGACCTGACCTGGAAAACCCGTCAGGAAAAGAATCAAAGCGCCCTTGAACCGCTCAACCGTCGCCTGGCTGAATTGAAAACGGAGCGGGACGCGGTCCTGTCCGAACTGGAAGGCGTACGCGGACGCATCGCCTTCTGGCAGGCCCAGACCAAGCCCGGCGAGCAGACCGTTGCGGCGCTGCGCGAACTGGCCGAGGAGATGGGCAAGGCCCTGCGCGAGAACACGGCCAAGGCCCAGACCCTGACGCCGCGCCTGGAGGAGTTGGAGGCAAGGATAGTCTGGGTGGAGAAGGAGATCGCCGACACGGCGGGCAAGGGCCGCACTGTATGGGAAGTCCGCGTCCTGATCGCGGGCGAGGCACCCAAGGAACTGGCCTACACCTACACCCTGCGTGACTGTGGCTGGACCCCCATGTATCGCCTGGAAGCCTCCCCGGCCCGCAAGAGCATCGATTTTTCCTGGCAGGCCAAGGTCTGGCAGCGTTCGGGGCAGGACTGGAGCGACGTGCGGCTTTTTCTGGCCACCATGCAGCCGCAAATCCAGGCCGAGCCCTCTAGCCTCCCGCCCTGGGAAATCGGGCCGCAGCGGGTATTCCGCAAGGCCATGGCCGGAGCACCCATGATGGCCATGCGCTCCGATGCCGCAAACGAGGAGATGTTCGCGGCTGCCCCCGCAGAGCCCGTGCAGGTCAGGCACAGCACCTACGCCGCCTGGGATATGGGCAAGAAATCGGTTCCGGCCGGAGACACCCGCATCCTTGAGATCGAGCGCGATGCCTGGCCGGTCAGCTTCACGCACCTGATCCGGCCCAGCCTCGATTCCAAGGCCTTCGTGCAGGCCAAGGCCGAGTTCGCCGAGCCCAAGGAACTTCCCCCCGGCACGGCTTTCCTCTTCATCGACGGAGCCATGGTCGATCAGCGCCAGTTCTCGCTCTCCGGCCGGGAAGCGACAGTGTTCTTCGGCACGGACCCGCTGCTGACCTGCACCACCGTCCTCAAGGACAAGAAGACGGGCGAAAAAGGTATCTTCAAGCAAAAACAGACCTTCCTGCGGCAGTGGACCATGACCGTGCGCAACGCCGCCGAGCGCCCGGTCCAGGTACGCATCGAGGAGCCGCGCCCCCTGCCCCGCGACGAACGCATCAACCTCGAACTGACGGCCAGGCCCGAACCCCTGAAAGAGGACGATCCGGAAATCCTGGCCTGGAACAGCACCATCGCTGCCGGAGCGGAAATGACCATCACCATGGACCTCAAGCTCGACGCCCCCGAAGATCTGAACATCGATCCGGGCTGGCGCTGGTAG
- a CDS encoding sulfite exporter TauE/SafE family protein yields MYFATAGIEVSPWLPPLAAFVVSFFTSMGGVSGAFLLLPFQMSFLGYTAPSVSATNHLFNIVAIPSGVYRYLKERRMVWPLTWVVIVGTLPGVILGAVIRVNYLPDPRNFKVFAGLVLGYIGFRMVRDLLRQKEKKSESSFRQSVRESRGAAGTGEVTVREFSLRLIRYDFSGETYSCSTMTIFMMSLLVGVVGGVYGIGGGSIIAPFFVSICGLPVYTVAGAALMGTLVTSVAGVGFYQVLATFHVGQSIAPDWGLGILFGLGGMLGMYCGARLQKRVPARLIKAMLCVIILSTAFKYVVEFFS; encoded by the coding sequence ATGTATTTTGCGACCGCAGGAATTGAGGTTTCTCCCTGGCTGCCGCCCTTGGCCGCCTTCGTGGTGTCTTTTTTCACCTCCATGGGGGGTGTTTCCGGGGCTTTTCTGCTCCTGCCCTTTCAAATGTCCTTTCTCGGATATACCGCGCCATCCGTCAGCGCCACGAATCATCTTTTCAACATAGTGGCCATTCCCAGCGGCGTGTATCGGTATCTCAAGGAAAGGCGCATGGTCTGGCCCCTGACCTGGGTCGTGATTGTCGGCACCCTCCCGGGAGTCATTCTCGGAGCCGTGATCAGGGTCAACTACCTGCCTGACCCCAGAAATTTCAAGGTCTTTGCCGGACTGGTCCTGGGTTACATCGGGTTTCGCATGGTTCGGGATCTGTTGCGGCAGAAGGAGAAAAAGTCGGAGAGCAGCTTCCGGCAGTCGGTCAGAGAATCCAGGGGAGCGGCCGGGACTGGGGAGGTCACTGTCAGGGAGTTTTCCCTGCGACTCATCCGTTACGACTTTTCCGGAGAAACCTATTCCTGCTCGACCATGACCATATTCATGATGAGCCTCCTCGTGGGCGTGGTCGGCGGCGTCTACGGCATCGGTGGCGGGTCCATCATCGCCCCGTTTTTTGTCTCTATCTGCGGCCTGCCGGTCTATACGGTGGCCGGGGCGGCGCTTATGGGCACCTTGGTCACGTCCGTGGCGGGGGTGGGGTTCTATCAGGTACTGGCGACTTTTCACGTCGGTCAATCCATCGCCCCCGACTGGGGGCTTGGCATTCTCTTCGGTCTGGGCGGCATGCTCGGCATGTACTGCGGGGCCAGATTGCAAAAGCGCGTCCCTGCCCGCCTCATCAAGGCCATGCTGTGTGTGATCATTTTGAGCACGGCATTCAAATATGTTGTGGAGTTCTTCAGCTAG
- a CDS encoding monovalent cation:proton antiporter family protein, with protein sequence MSVEIPILTDVVMIFGLSSAVIIASHRFRIPPVIGFLLTGVLAGPYGLGLVGAVDEVEIFAEIGVILLLFVIGMELSLAELQRLKKPVFVGGAAQVLLTIAVLELPFMIYGVGLGKAIFIGFLAALSSTAIVLKLLGEKAQLGAPHGRISLGMLIFQDVAVVPMMLLIPLLAGTADNPWQSLGELLLKAVLVGAVLLVAARKVIPRVLEAAIRTRSRELFLMTTLGLCFAIALLTSSVGLSLSLGAFLAGLIMSESEYSHSALEGVLPFRDVFTSIFFVSIGMLLDPAFVLTHLPQVLGLAGAVLVLKAFLAALAGRLLGYPWHVAILGGLCLCQIGEFSFVLAGVGMGNKLLSPLEYQYFLAVAILTMAVTPFLIAAVPAISTRLVKLMPPGLKAEPPKAEQEDLHDHLIIAGFGLGGHHLARAAKAAGINYVILEMNPDTVRRERDRGVPIMYGDASQAAVLEHINVTKARILAVVISDPAAIGRIVATARAQNPALHIVVRTRFVSEIEPLMQLGAQEVVAEEYETSVEMFIRVLSTYLVPRGDIERFVREIRAEGYGMLRRPVLNTADACNLGGVCSSFGATVLRVVPGAFVEGKSLIEARLRKEHGLTVVAVQRDGRTSLNPDPEWVFEAGDRVHVFGEQDLISEKAALFIGAEGDTWN encoded by the coding sequence ATGAGTGTCGAGATTCCCATTTTGACCGATGTGGTCATGATTTTCGGCCTGTCCAGCGCCGTGATCATCGCCAGTCACCGTTTTCGCATTCCACCGGTGATAGGCTTCCTGCTCACGGGTGTTCTGGCGGGTCCTTACGGTCTCGGCCTTGTCGGAGCCGTCGATGAGGTTGAGATTTTTGCCGAGATAGGAGTGATTCTGTTGCTCTTTGTCATCGGCATGGAGCTTTCACTGGCGGAATTGCAGCGCCTCAAGAAGCCGGTCTTCGTGGGCGGGGCGGCGCAGGTCCTGCTTACCATAGCCGTGCTGGAACTGCCGTTCATGATTTACGGGGTGGGACTCGGCAAGGCCATCTTCATCGGTTTTCTGGCCGCCCTGTCGAGCACCGCCATCGTGCTCAAGCTGCTGGGCGAAAAAGCGCAGCTCGGTGCGCCGCACGGGCGCATCTCCCTCGGCATGCTCATCTTTCAGGATGTCGCGGTGGTGCCCATGATGCTGCTCATCCCCTTGCTGGCAGGCACCGCGGATAATCCATGGCAATCCCTGGGGGAGCTGCTGCTCAAGGCGGTCCTGGTGGGAGCCGTCCTGCTGGTGGCGGCCAGGAAGGTCATCCCCCGCGTGCTCGAAGCCGCGATCCGCACGCGCAGCCGGGAGCTCTTTCTCATGACGACCCTGGGCCTGTGCTTCGCCATCGCGCTTTTGACTTCGAGCGTTGGCCTTTCGCTGTCCTTGGGCGCTTTTCTGGCCGGACTCATAATGAGCGAATCGGAATACAGCCATAGCGCGCTGGAGGGAGTCCTTCCGTTCCGCGATGTGTTCACGAGCATTTTTTTTGTTTCCATCGGCATGCTTCTCGACCCGGCTTTTGTCTTGACGCATCTGCCTCAGGTTCTGGGGTTGGCCGGGGCGGTTCTTGTCCTCAAGGCTTTTTTGGCCGCGCTGGCCGGACGGTTGCTCGGCTATCCATGGCACGTGGCCATTCTCGGCGGACTTTGCCTGTGTCAGATAGGCGAGTTCTCCTTTGTGCTGGCGGGAGTGGGCATGGGCAATAAATTGCTCAGTCCTTTGGAATATCAGTATTTTCTTGCGGTTGCCATCTTGACCATGGCGGTGACGCCTTTCCTCATTGCGGCTGTTCCGGCCATATCCACACGTCTGGTGAAACTCATGCCTCCGGGCCTCAAAGCCGAGCCGCCCAAGGCGGAGCAGGAGGACCTGCATGATCATCTCATCATCGCCGGTTTCGGTCTGGGCGGCCATCACCTGGCCCGGGCGGCGAAAGCGGCGGGCATCAACTACGTGATCCTTGAGATGAATCCGGACACGGTGCGCCGGGAAAGAGACAGGGGAGTGCCGATCATGTACGGCGACGCTTCCCAGGCTGCCGTGCTCGAACACATCAATGTGACCAAGGCCCGCATCCTGGCCGTGGTCATCTCCGACCCGGCCGCCATCGGGCGCATCGTGGCCACGGCCAGGGCCCAGAATCCGGCCCTGCACATCGTGGTGCGCACCCGCTTCGTCAGCGAGATCGAGCCGCTCATGCAGCTCGGGGCGCAGGAGGTGGTGGCCGAGGAATACGAGACCTCCGTGGAGATGTTCATTCGCGTTCTGTCCACCTATCTGGTACCCAGGGGCGACATTGAGCGATTCGTCCGCGAGATCAGGGCCGAGGGCTACGGAATGCTGCGTAGGCCCGTGCTCAACACCGCCGATGCCTGCAACCTTGGCGGGGTCTGTTCCTCCTTTGGCGCGACAGTGCTCAGGGTTGTCCCGGGCGCATTCGTCGAGGGCAAAAGCCTGATCGAGGCGCGGTTGCGCAAGGAACACGGCCTGACCGTCGTGGCCGTGCAGCGTGATGGCCGGACCTCGCTCAATCCCGATCCGGAATGGGTCTTCGAGGCCGGAGACCGCGTGCATGTCTTTGGCGAGCAGGATTTGATTTCCGAGAAGGCTGCGCTTTTTATCGGCGCTGAAGGCGATACCTGGAATTGA
- a CDS encoding FAD-dependent oxidoreductase yields MSLKVVVIGGVALGPKAACRIKRMAPDAEVTLVDASKLISYGGCGIPYYVSGDVSDHQQLQETSFHMVRDEQFFQDCKDFKVMTETRALSIDRKAKTVLVQAKDGTQTTLPYDKLVLGMGSTPRKLPIPGRELGNVFTVSTLGEAIRIKEQVASGSVGSAVIVGGGFIGLEMAESFADMWGIETTVIEVADQIMPGFMSKAMATIAEKHLAENDVTVHTSEMVQAIEGEDGKVTRVVTNKRTIDADLVILAVGVVPNDSLAREAGLSCSERGGIIVSKTMQTSDPDVYAGGDCVVIENIVTGKIGYYPLGSLANSQGRIIGTNVAGGRETFDGVVGTFIIKLFDYAFSGTGLSLPVALREGFDAFSTHVIMSDHSHFYPKRDMVSLEIVVEHRSGRVLGLQGACQNGDSLKGRIDTMAAILKFRPTLRDVSSLEMAYAPPFGSAMDVLNAAANTAENILVGRNVPLQPVEFAKLWENRVNENLLCIDTREWGNAEPFVTKYPEFWKNIPQGQIRGRLDEIPKDKKIVLLCNTGGRSYESQVILRHAGFLEPVNLQGGMGFIKQLGFDPSQED; encoded by the coding sequence ATGTCTCTCAAAGTCGTTGTCATCGGCGGCGTGGCTCTCGGGCCAAAGGCTGCATGTCGCATCAAACGCATGGCGCCTGATGCCGAAGTGACCCTGGTCGACGCCAGCAAACTCATCTCCTACGGCGGCTGCGGAATCCCCTATTATGTTTCGGGAGACGTCAGCGATCATCAGCAGTTGCAGGAAACCAGCTTTCACATGGTCCGTGACGAACAGTTCTTTCAGGATTGCAAGGACTTCAAGGTCATGACCGAGACCAGGGCGCTGTCCATCGACCGCAAGGCCAAGACCGTCCTGGTCCAGGCCAAGGACGGTACGCAGACCACGCTGCCCTACGACAAACTGGTCCTTGGCATGGGCAGCACGCCCCGCAAACTGCCCATCCCCGGACGCGAACTCGGCAACGTCTTCACCGTGAGCACCCTGGGTGAAGCCATCCGCATCAAGGAGCAGGTGGCCAGCGGCAGCGTCGGGTCGGCCGTCATCGTCGGTGGAGGCTTCATCGGTCTGGAAATGGCGGAGTCCTTCGCGGACATGTGGGGCATCGAGACCACGGTCATCGAAGTGGCGGACCAGATCATGCCGGGCTTCATGAGCAAGGCCATGGCCACCATCGCCGAAAAGCATCTCGCGGAAAACGACGTCACCGTCCACACCTCGGAAATGGTTCAGGCCATCGAGGGAGAAGACGGCAAGGTCACGCGCGTGGTGACCAACAAACGCACCATCGACGCGGATCTGGTCATCCTGGCCGTGGGAGTCGTGCCCAACGACAGCCTGGCCCGGGAAGCCGGGCTGTCCTGCTCCGAACGGGGCGGCATCATCGTCTCCAAGACCATGCAGACCTCGGACCCGGATGTCTATGCCGGCGGCGACTGCGTGGTCATCGAAAACATCGTCACGGGCAAGATCGGCTACTATCCGCTGGGCTCCCTGGCCAACAGCCAGGGGCGCATCATCGGCACCAATGTCGCAGGCGGCAGGGAAACCTTCGACGGCGTGGTCGGCACCTTCATCATCAAGCTCTTCGATTACGCTTTCTCGGGCACCGGCCTGTCCCTGCCCGTGGCTCTGCGCGAGGGCTTCGACGCCTTCAGCACCCACGTCATCATGAGCGACCACTCCCACTTCTATCCCAAGCGCGACATGGTCAGCCTGGAGATTGTCGTCGAGCACCGTTCCGGCCGGGTCCTCGGATTGCAGGGCGCCTGCCAGAACGGCGATTCGCTCAAGGGACGCATCGACACCATGGCCGCCATCCTCAAGTTCCGCCCGACCCTGCGCGACGTGTCCAGCCTGGAGATGGCCTACGCCCCGCCCTTCGGCTCGGCCATGGACGTTTTGAATGCCGCGGCCAACACCGCCGAGAACATTCTGGTGGGCAGGAACGTCCCGCTCCAGCCTGTCGAATTCGCCAAGCTCTGGGAGAACCGCGTCAATGAAAACCTGCTCTGCATCGACACCCGCGAATGGGGCAATGCCGAGCCTTTCGTCACCAAGTACCCGGAATTCTGGAAAAACATCCCCCAGGGACAAATCCGCGGCAGGCTGGACGAGATTCCAAAGGACAAGAAGATCGTGCTGTTGTGCAACACCGGCGGCAGATCATACGAATCCCAGGTCATCCTGCGGCACGCCGGCTTTCTGGAGCCGGTCAACCTGCAGGGCGGCATGGGCTTCATCAAGCAGCTCGGATTCGACCCGAGCCAGGAAGATTGA